AAATTGGCAGTTCCACCACATCTAGGGGGGCGCAGTATATCTGCGCCCCCCTTCGTGGTTAATGATGCAATCTCGCACCAGTTTGACCATGAAATTGCCTCAAACATTTAGTCATAGTTAACAGAGTGTTGCAGAACGTGGCGAAAGAAGGCAAAAATTGGGCAAGAATGAGGCAGACCGCCACAATGTGCGGAAAATCGTTGGAATAAGAGATCGGCTACGGATCGTTTTCGGCCAACCAAAGGGTAATTGGGCAGTGTTATCACAGCTAATTGGCGCGATCGTGCGCGGTATTTTGGTGGCTCTCTTAATTGCAGCGCCCTCCATAATCGTGCCCGGCAATCATTCAGACACGAGCCAAGTTGTGGCGCTTCTAGCGATTTTTGCAGGCCTGCTCACCACAATTGAATATGCTTCCGACTACCCAAGCCTGATGGAATTTCGCGACGCGCCCCCGTTTAATCGGATTCGCTATATCAGCTTGTTGCTGATGGTCGTTTTGCTGTCGTTGATTGTTGATGACGGCGCGGATGCCGCAACTTTGCAACGTTTCACGCATGCCGTCGGAACTGTTGTCGGCCAAGCTATGGATTTCCCCTACAGCCCTGTGCGCTTGTTTGTTTTGGCACTGCCAGCGGACGCAAGTTCGAGCGACATAGAGTTTGTGCGCACAGCAGCCGGTCTTTGTTATTTGATCTCTCTCGTGTCCCTTGCTGTCTTTATGATTGGTCTACGGATGGGCCGCTGGCCTGCTCGCGGTCAAAACTTTAACGTATGGGTTAATTTGCCGACCTTTGATCCCACCGCGGGTAGCGATGTTGTCGATCGCCTTACGCGGGACGCGCGGTTTAATTCTGTGCTAGGCTTTCTTCTACCGTTTATTATTCCCGCGGCGATGCAGACGACTTCGACTGTCTTTCAAGCGTTCTCGCTGGATTCGCCACAAACTTTGGTCTGGACGATTTCCGCATGGGCTTTCTTACCTGCGTCTCTGTTTATGCGTGGCATCGCCATGGCGCGGATTGCATCGATGATTCAAGCAAAACGCCAATCCTCCTTTACCCAACAGGATGGCTTGGTCGCTGCCTAATTGCTCTGCTAATGGCGGGGCCTGCGATGGGGCAAACACCCTTGCGGGTGGCGACATACGACGTTGATTTTTCCCGCAAAGGGCCGGGAATTCTGTTGCGCGATATTCTGCGCGAAACCTCCGATGACGTGAATGCCTCTCTGGGGGTGATTGCCCATGTGAACCCCGATATCCTTCTGCTAACGGGCATAGATTACGATCTTTCAAATGTGTCTGTCCGTGCGTTTGCCGATGCGTTGGCAAGCGCGGGTGCCAACTATCCCCATGTTTTCGCCGCCCTTCCCAATTCTGGCATGGCCTCGGGTTTGGATCTGAATGGCGACGGCCGTTTGGGGAGTGCGCGCGACGCGCAGGGGTATGGGCGCTATGCGGGGGCCAATGGCATGGCAGTCCTTTCGCGCTATCCGATCGAGGATGCAGAGTTTCGCGACTTCTCGGATTTACTCTGGAAAGATTTTCCACAGGCGGATTTGCCACAGATCGACGGCGCTCCGTTTCCAAGTCAGGCCGCACAAGACAGGCAGCGCCTTTCGACAACGGGGCATTGGGATCTTCCGATAACGACGCCCGATGGGGTGCTTCACCTTTTTGCCTATTCGGCCACGCCGCCAGTTTTCGACGGCCCAGAGGATATGAACGGCAAACGTAGCGCCGATGAAACGCGATTTTGGGGCGCGTACCTTGACGGCGCCCTTGCCCAACTCGCGCCCAGCGGCCTATTCGTGATCCTCGGGAACTCAAATCTTGACCCCGCAGATGGCGATGGCATCAAAGGCGTGATGCAGACCCTTTTGGACCATCCCCGCGTGTTTGACCCGCAGCCCTCAAGCCTTGGCGGGAAAGCGGCCTCTGACCCAAGCCACCTCGGCGATCCCGCTTTGGATACGGCGGATTGGCCAGGCGACGGTTCCAGCCCCGGAAACCTGCGGGTTGATTACGTCTTGCCTTCGTCGGACATTACCGTCGTCGGGAGCGGCGTTTTCTGGCCCCAAGAAGGCACCCCAGAAGCGGCCCTTTTGGCCGAGGGCGAGGGGATTACCCGCCATCGACTGGTTTGGGTGGACATCACGCTGCCATAAGTTGGGCGCGCTTGAGGTTAGACGGTACTTCGCAAAGCATGATCTCTTGGCGGGGTGTCGGGTGAAAGTCCGGCAGGATTTCCGCTAAGCGTGCACCCGAAAGGCGGTGTGGAATCTCGCTCAAATACCGCATTTCAAGCAACTCATAAGCTAAGGTCCAGACAGGGCTCGCGAGCCGCATCAGCCACCACGGAAAATTCGTAATCTTGATTTTCTGGTTTGTCGCTGCTGTAATCTCCTCACAAAGTTCCTGAATCGTGAAGCTTTCACCGGGGAGAGGGATGTCTTCTAAGGCATTCAGGGTGGCTCGCGTCTCCGCCAAAGCAACCGCCACGCGCGCCCAGTCGGGAAGATAGCAATAGGCATGTTCGACGTCTGTTGGTCCCATCGTTGTGACAACGCCCTTGTCGATTTTGCCAAGGATCACGAGGCTCATCAATGTTCCGTCGCGATTGGGGTCGAGGAAATCACCGCCGCGTAGAATGATTGTGCGCAGGCCGTCTTTGGCCGCTTGACGATAACTCTCTTCCATTTTGATCCGAAGGCGGCCTTTGCGCGTGGTTGCAGCATGCGGTGTGGTTGGCCCCCACGTTCCGGCGGTTGCGCCAAAATTGTAAACGTTTCCGGGAATGATAACGGTGGCGCCACTAGCTTTTGCCGCAGCGATAATGTCAGCGGTATATTTGGGAACAAGCGTCGCCCACCCCTTGTATCCGGCGGGGTTGAAACCGTTTACGATCACATCGGCCCCCATCGCCGATTGCGTTAGGTCGTCGGTGGAGCGGTTGAATTTGCGCACCGTCCATCCCGCCTTTGCAAAGGCCTCGGCCGCGTGGCGACCTATTTTTCCGCTCGCGCCAAGAATGAGAACTGTCTGGGTCATTTGTAAATCCTTTCTGAAGTGTTGAAATGAGCTTACCTATTCGTTATTGTGGGTTGTATTCGCAAAATTTGAATGTGTGGTATTCAAAAATGAATGTTAATTCTCTCGCGTCCTTGGACTGGTCCCTCATTCAAAGCTTTATCGCTGTGGCCGAGGCGGGGTCACTGACGGGCGCGGCCAAACGGTTGGGGCACAGCCAGCCAACCCTTGGGCGACATATCACACAGATCGAAAACGCCTTGGGGGTGCAGCTTTTTTCGCGCGTGGCGCGGGGGTATGAACTTACCGAATATGGCCACGCATTATTGCCCGCCGCACGGGATATGCAAGCCGCCGCCGCGCGGCTTTCGCTGGCGGCCGCCGGGCAGGCGCAAAGCCTCTCAGGAGTTGTTCGTGTCACGGCGTCGGTGATGTTCTCCCATCATATTCTTCCTCCAATTTTGGCACGTTTGCGCGCATTTGAGCCGGACATCGAAGTGGAATTGAACGCAAGCGACACGACGGACAACCTGCTTTTTCACGAAGCGGATATCGCCGTACGCATGTTCCGCCCCGAGCAGTTGGACACGATAACGCGCCATATTGGCGATATGGATTTGGGAATATATGCGGCGAAATCCTATATAGAACGCAAGGGAATGCCGATCACACACCTTGACCTCAATCATCACGATTGGGTCGGGTATGATCGCAGTGACCTTATTATAAAAGGGATGCGCGCTTTGGGGTGGCATGTGGATCGCCGTTTTTTTGCGACTAGATGTGACAACCAAACGGCCTATTGGGAATTGGTCCGTGCGGGCTGTGGCATTGGCATCGCGCTTAAAACTATCGCGAGCAAAACGCCCGAAGTTGTCGAGATTTTGCCAGATACCGTCACTGATGTGTTGCCCATTTGGTTGACCGCCCCTGAGGCCTTGCGCAACACGCCGCGCATTCGTCGGGTCTATGATTATTTGGCCGAGGAGCTAAGTCGCGTCGCGGGTGCTTGAATTTTCGGAGCGCGCGCGATATTGCCAAGGCAACTTAGCAAATAGTCGAGGAATTCTCATGAGTAACCCATCCATTTTGATCCTTCCTGGTGACGGCATTGGCCCCGAAGTCATGGACGAAGTCCGCAAAGTCATCGCTTGGTATGGCGAGAAACGCGACATGGCGTTCGATGTATCCGAAGACCTCGTCGGCGGCGCGGCCTATGACAAACACGGCACACCGTTGCACGACGACACAATGGCGCGCGCGATGGAAGTTGACGCCGTGTTGCTCGGCGCCGTTGGTGGCCCGAAATATGACGTTTTGGATTTCTCAGTGAAACCAGAGCGCGGCCTTTTGCGTCTGCGCAAGGAAATGGATTTGTTCTCGAACTTGCGCCCTGCGCAGTGTTTTGATGCGCTGGCCGATTTTTCGAGCTTGAAAAAGGAAGTTGTTGCCGGCCTCGACATTATGATTGTGCGCGAATTGACCTCTGGTATTTATTTTGGCGAGCCACGTGGCATTTTCAAAGAGGGCAACGAACGGGTTGGCATCAACACGCAACGTTACACCGAAAGCGAAATCGCCCGCGTTGCGCGTAGTGCGTTTGAATTGGCACGCCTTCGGAGCAACCGTTTGTGTTCGATGGAAAAAGCCAACGTTATGGAGAGTGGCATTTTGTGGCGCGATGTCGTCACCGAGATCCACGCTGCGGAATATCCCGACGTTGAATTGAGCCACATGTATGCCGACAACGGCGCGATGCAACTGGTGCGCGCCCCTAAGCAATTTGACGTTATCGTCACGGACAACCTGTTTGGCGATATCCTTTCGGATGCTGCAGCGATGCTGACGGGTTCCTTGGGCATGTTGCCTTCTGCGAGCCTTGGGGCACCGATGGAAAATGGCCGCCCTAAAGCGATGTACGAACCCGTTCACGGCTCCGCACCCGACATTGCGGGCCAAGGTAAAGCCAACCCTATCGCTTGTATCCTCAGCTTCGCAATGGCGTTGCGGTATTCCTTTGAGGCGGGCGAAGAAGCGGCGCGTTTGGAGGCGGCTATTGCAACCGTCTTGGCCAATGGCGCACGCACCGCAGATCTCTTGGGTCCAGAAGGTGGAACCCCGATCAGCACTGGCGAAATGGGCGACGCAATCATCGCAGTTCTCGACGCAAGCCTCTAAGCTGTTCGAAAAATCTGGAAATTGGGGGCTTTGTGTCCCCTTTTTTCGTCTCAAAGGGGCGGCGCCCTTGCGGCGAAGGCGTTTTTCCCTTCAGGTATACGCTAAGAAGTATTCGCCGACGTCATACTCCCAAAATTGCTGAGAACCCCAATGTTGAAAATATCCCCAAACGCCAAGGGCGCGCTATTTGCTCTTGTTGCTTTCGGCGTTTTTGCGACGCATGACGTGATCGTCAAGTCGCTTGGAGGTACGTATTCGGCCTTCCAAATCGTATTTTTCAGCGTGCTTTTAGGGTTCCCGTTTGTGACCGTGATGCTGATGCGTGATGCGACGCATGGCACTCTGCGCCCAGTGCATCCTTGGTGGATGCTTGTGCGGACTCTTTCAGCGGTTGTAACGGGAGCAAGTGCGTTTTACGCGTTTGCGCATTTGCCGCTCACACAGGTTTACGCGATCCTTTTCGCAACGCCCCTGATGATTACGGTGTTGGCGATTCCCATTTTAGGCGAGCGCGTTCGCATGCGGCGCTGGATGGCGGTTATCGTGGGTCTGATCGGTGTTTTGATCGTTTTGCGTCCCGGGGATGCAGACCTTGGGCTTGGGCATCTCGCCGCCTTGATGGGCGCTATCGGTGGGTCCCTAAGCTCGATCATCGTACGTAAAATCGGCCAAGAAGAACGCAGTGTTGTGCTTTTGCTCTATCCCATGATGGGGAATTTCTTGGTGATGGGCTGCTTGATGCCGTTCTATTATGTTCCTATGGCACCGCTTGATTTTGCGGCTGTGGGGGCGATCGCTTTACTCGCGTATATCGCCATGATGTTTCAAATCTTTGCGTATCGCAGCGGTGAAGCTGTAGTCGTGGCCCCCATGCAATATTCTCAGATTATTTGGGCCAGTATCTACGGATATTTTTTGTTCAACGAGCGGCTCGATACAGCGACAGTGGTTGGCGCTGGTGTGATTATCGCCAGTGGCCTGTATATTCTTATGCGGGAATCCTCAGCGGACACCTCTCAAAACACTCCCGTTTTACGCACCCGTAGCCGCCTTGGCGCTGCTGGCGGCCTGCGTGTGGGAACGGTTATTCGACGCGAGGATAAAGCGCGGGCGAAACGTGATGAGGAGGCCCAATCCTAGGCGGGCGTCAAAACCGCAACAGCAAAAAGATTGTCTGCATCTGTTAGGAACTCCGACACGCCCCACCCAGAAAGCGCGGCCATTTCGGAGAGGCTTTCTCGTGTGTATTTGTGGCTGTTCTCGGTGTGAATGGTTTCCCCTTTGGAAAATTTGATTCCCTTGGGGCCAATAGGCACAGTTTGATCCGTCAGGCTGACTAAATACATTTCGATCCTTGATGCTGCGTCGTTCCATCTCGCTTCGTGTGCGAACTTATTAACTTCAAACACAGCGCCGATTTCACGGTTCATGCGATGCAGGAGGTTGAGGTTAAAGTCGGCGGTGATCCCCTGCGCATCATTATAGGCATCAAGCAAAATCTGCGTGTCTTTGACCAAATCAACACCCAAGATGAAGCCCGTGACATTGTTCCATTTGCGGATTCGGCTCAATAGGGAAATGGCGTCGTCTCGCGACAGATTGCCAAGGGTCGAACCTGGGAAAAATGCTGTTTTGGCGGTGTCAGCATATTTTGCAGGCAGGGGGATTGGACTGGTGAAATCGGCCACAATCGGATCGATAGTCAGGCGCGGATAGTCATGGCGCAATTGCTGCGCGACTTGGTTTAGAAACGGACCAGATATGTCGGTTGGCAGATAGGCCGCAAGCTGTGTGAACTGGTCGAGCAACACCCTCGTTTTGCGGCTTGCCCCGCTGCCAAGTTCCGCAAGAACGCTTGCTGCGGGGACATATTTTTCCAACAGCGCAGCATTATCGGTTAAAATCGCCAGCTCTGTGCGGGTTGGATAATACTCTTCCAACTCGGTGATTTCTTCAAACAAATGACTGCCAGCGTTGTCATAGAACCATTTGCTTTCGAGGCCTTTTGGCGTGCTGTTCAGCCCCTCAAGCGCGCTTTTAAGGAGCGCGGCATTTTGAATTGTTGGCAAGTCCATCATACGTTCCCTTGATCTTTGGCCAGTCGCAAACCCAGCATTTGCCAGCGTTGGTGCGGATAGAAAAACGTGCGGTAACTTGGGCGCATTTGGGCGATTGCGGTGGCACAGGAACCGCCGCGCAGCACCATTTGATTGACCATGAACTTGCCGTTGTATTCCCCAAGGGCGCCTTCGGGCGGTTTGAAGCCGGGGTAGGGGGTGAATGGGCTTTGGGTCCATTCCCACACATTTCCCCAAAGGGATTCTGTCGCCGCAGTTGGGCGGAAATTTTTATTGTCGAGGAAGTTCCCCGTTAGAGGCGTATCGCGAGCCGCAAGTTCCCATTCGGCTTCGGTTGCGAGGCGGGCACCGGCCCAACGGGCAAAGGCTTCGGCCTCGTAATAGGACACATGCACGACGGGCGCATCAAGGTTAACGGGTTGCGCGCCGCGCAGGGAATAGCTCCAATATACGCCGTCCTGAAGCCACCAATACAGAGGGCTGTCCCAACCTTCGCGTTGCTTAACGACCCACCCTTCCATCAGCCACAGTGTGACGTCGTCATAGCCGCCGTCTTGCATAAATGCGATCCAGTCGCGGTTAGTGGCGGCGCGGTTCCCCAGCTGGTACGGGGCGACATAGGTTTTGTGGCGCGGCCCTTCGCAATCATAGGCAAAGCCGTCTCCGTCGTGGCCAATTTCAACCAAGCCACCTGCATGGGAGGTAAACCGATGTGCAATCTCTTGCGTTGTTTCAAGCGGTTCAGGTGCGCGATAAACGGGCATCAAGGGGTTGTAGGAAAACGCGTGCAAAAGGTCGGTCACGAGCAGTTCTTGATGCTGCATTTCGTGGTGACAGCCAAGCTCTGTGATACTGTGGATTGCTTCTGTGTCGCCCGTTCCGGATTGCAAAAGGGCTTGAAGTTGCGAATCAACATGGGCGCGATAGGCTAGAACATCCTCAACACCTGGCCGTGAAATCAGCCCCCGTTTGTCGCGCGCATGACGCGGCCCTGCTTGCACGTAATAGGAGTTGAAAAGGAAGGCGAAACGTTCGTCGGGCGAGCGGTAATTTGGCGCATGTGGTTTGAGAATGAATTCCTCAAAAAACCATGTGGTATGAGCAAGATGCCACTTCGCAGGGCTGGCATCCTCCATCGATTGAAGCGCCATGTCCTCAGGGGTCAGTGGCGCAACAATAGCATGGGTGCGCGCCCGTGTTTCGGTAAAGAGTGTGGCATAATCGGGTGCGGATTGTGGGTGCATAGAAACGGTCATGGAACACCTTGAAATAATCGAGCGGGCAAATTTGACGGCCTACCTCTAAGATAAGGAGATGCCCAATTGATCGGTAGGTCAAGATATGTGCCGCTGTGGTTCATATTTGATCCACAATTCACTTCGGCGCCAGAATTGGTTCTGTGTTAGCGTTTAAACAGGCTGGCGGCGCCTGACTGTAAAGTCGCAATCGCTTCCCGGACCAATTTTGGCTCTACGTTATGCTTGCGCGCAATGGCCTCCGGCGACGCGTCCGCGCGTAGCCCTTCCAAGGCGAGGTCGGCTAGGAATTCGGCGTCTTTGGCGCGGGGGTCTTGTTTTACGATTTTGCGCGGTATGGGCGCATCGTCGCAAACAATCCCATGGCGCATAACGGCGTCGGCCATAAAGCTTCCCGCGTCTGGCGAGCCGCCCTCTTTTTCTTCTAGACGTGGCTTCATACGACGGGCCCAAAAATGCACCCCATAGGTGTCACTTCCCAATTGCCCCGCAACGTCGAAGCGTTTTCTGATCATGTGGTTTCGGTGGCGGAATGAAATTGGATAGAACGCCGATTCTGGCTGCGCGAATTTGATTTCACCGCTCTCTTTCAGGAAATGCGTCACGGCTTCGGGGCCAGTGAACCCCCAATTTTGCGCTGTCATATGGACAGGGTTGCCCGCGTCGCGCTCTGCTTCCAATTCGCGCTGTTGCCATGGTTTGAGCCAGGGAGCGATAGCGTATTCATCTTTGAAAAATTCGAGCATGTTCCCCAGCGCGTCGCTGTCTTGCGGCAGACCCAAAACAGCGTTGCACACGAGGCCGGGCTTTTCCCAGCCAAAAACATGGGGGTGTGGAAATCGAAAGGTTGATAGCAGTACATATCCGCATCGACCCAGATTTTCCCCGTGTGTTGCAGCATGTTCAGCCGAAACAAATCCGCATGAATCGCGGGGCTTCCGGTGCGTGCGTGCCGCAACATCGGCTCGGCGGCAAAAATTGGATCGGCGGGGAGCTGCTCCACTTCTGCGGGGCAATTCGGGATCGGGCTGTAGCTATAGAGCGTCACTTTGTGGCCTGCATGGGCAAAGCTCACCAAACACAATTGTTCAAGCCATGAGAGCTGTCCGCCAATCCAAAGACTCGCGATTTCCGGTAATTTCGCCATGATTTGCCTTTTTGGTAATGCTTTTCGCGCGACGGATTTCCTTGTTGTATCGTGAAAGTGTGTTCGGATAAATGAACGGAGCAAAAGAAGCTGGGAAATCGCGCACCTGTGTTAGGATTGTCGCGGGGTAACTGCGCAACAGTTACCCCAGATTTCACGGGTCCCCTTGTTCCGGTGGAGGGGGACGCCTACATCCATTTAATGAAAAGATTTATTCCCTTTCTCAAATCCGAGCCAAAGGTCGCAGTCGTGCGCCTTCAAGGTATGATTTCAGCGTCCGGCCGTGGCGCGCTCAACGAGGCGTCAATTGCGCCTGTTTTGGAGCGCGCTTTTCGGCGTGGAAAACCAGTGGCGGTTGCGCTCTTGATTAACTCGCCGGGCGGATCGCCCGTGCAGAGCGCGTTGATCGGCCAGCGTATTCGCAGCCTTGCGGCCGAGATGAAAATTCCGGTTTACGCGTTTGTCGAAGATGTTGCGGCTTCTGGTGGCTATTGGCTGGCATCTGCTGCCGATGAAATCTGGGCAGATGCGGCGTCTATTGTGGGGTCCATTGGCGTGATCTCTTCGAGTTTTGGCCTGTCGGGTCTGATCGAAAAGCACGGGATTGAACGGCGGGTTTATACGGCGGGGAAATCGAAATCGACAAATGATCCTTTCCTTCCGGAAAAGCCTGCAGACGTGAAGCGCCTCAAGGTGGTGCTAGACCAAATGCACGATGTATTCAAAGAACAGATCACGTCGCGGCGCGGTGATAAGCTTGCGGATCAAGATTTGTTTACGGGCGAGTATTGGATCGGGAAACAGGCACTTGAACTGGGGTTGATCGACGGAATCGGGCACATGATGCCCAAAATGCGCGAGCAATATGGCGAGAAAGTTATCTTCATACCCTACGGTCAGAAAAAACCGTTCCTGCGCCGCCTCGGTGCGCAAATCCTTGGGGATACGATCGGGCAAATCGAAGAACGCAGTGAGTTTTCTCGGTTTGGGTTGTAGTTGTGATTAAAATAGTCAGCTTATTTTTGATTGGGATGTTGGTTTTGGCGATGTTTGGTCGCCTGAAATATCCCGGTCATAAACAGGTTGCGCGGGCAAGATGTAATAATTGTGGACGTATTCGGCTTCGGAAGTCGCCATGTCGTTGCCAATTGGATAAGGGATAAACGATGCTCGATTGGTTCTTGGTGGGTTTGGGGCTCACCATCCTTTTGCTGTCTGGCGATTTGTTGGTACGTGGAGCAGTAAACCTGTCGTTACGCCTCGGGATTCCGCCCCTCCTTGTCAGCCTAACAATCGTTGCCTTTGGAACATCCGCACCGGAACTATTGATCACCATTGAGGCCGTCGGGAATGGATTCCCGGGCATGGCCTTGGGGAATATCATTGGTTCAAATATCGCCAATGTGTTGCTCGTTTTGGGAATTCCCGCCCTGATTACCACGATGCATACTGCTGAATGTAATACCCGAAAAAGCTATATATTTATGCTGGGGGCAACCGGCCTTTTCATAGTCATGTGCTTCTTTGGGCCCTTAAGTTGGCCGCATGGGCTTATCATGCTCGGTGTGCTCGTCTTGATCCTTATTGACGCTGGCCGCGATGCGATGCGCCACCGGTCGGACAGCCATGCTTGCGCTTTGGATTTGGAAGAGGTCGAGGGTGCTGACCCCAAAATTACGGGAAAATCCATCGCATTCTTCTTGGTTATTGGTTTGATCGGCCTGCCACTCGGGGCGGACCTGTTTATTGATGGCGCCGTAAATATTGCAGAGCAATTTGGGGTGAGTGATACGGTCATTGGCCTAACTCTCGTTGCGATCGGAACCTCCTTGCCGGAGCTTGCAACGACCGTGATGGCGGCCCTGCGTCGGCAAGCGGACGTCGCTTTGGGCAACGTGATTGGCAGCAATATGTTTAACATTCTTGCGATTATGGGGGTTGGCTCGCTGATTGGAACCATTCCTGTTCCCCATGAAATTCTGACTTTTGATTTATGGGTCATGTTGGCCGCGTCCCTTGTGCTCTTTCCTTTCGTCTTGTTGGGGTGGAACCTGTCACGAATCTGGGGCATCGTTTTGTCGAGCGCCTACCTTGTGTATATGGGCGTCGTCCTGATCAACTAGGGAGATATCTATGCAACCACGTGCATTGGTGACGGGTGCCGGCGCGCGTCTTGGACAGGCGTTGGCCGTTTATCTTGCGGGCCGCGGATTTGATGTGGCGGCGCATTTCGCGGGGTCCGAGGCGGGCGCGCAGGACACTGTTGGTATGGTCCAAGCTCTTGGCCAACAAGCGGTTTCACTTCAAGCCGACCTTTTGGATTTGGATCACTGTGAAGGCCTGGTTGAGCGCGCAGCACTTGCCCTTGGCGGGTCACTCAGTTGCCTCGTCAACAACGCATCAATATTCGAATATGATACTATCAAAACCGCCACTCGCGACAGTTGGGATCGCCATATGACGTCCAATTTGCGGGCTCCATTTATCCTGACACAGGCTTTTGCCGCGCAAGTTCCGGAGGGCGATTTTCCGGCAATGATCGTGAATATGGTCGATCAACGCGTACGCAAACTGACTCCGGAGTTTATGACGTATTCGTTGGCCAAACAGGCACTGTGGAACCTGACCCAGACCTCCGCTCAGGCGCTCGCGCCGCGTATTC
This Falsihalocynthiibacter arcticus DNA region includes the following protein-coding sequences:
- a CDS encoding SDR family oxidoreductase, which translates into the protein MQPRALVTGAGARLGQALAVYLAGRGFDVAAHFAGSEAGAQDTVGMVQALGQQAVSLQADLLDLDHCEGLVERAALALGGSLSCLVNNASIFEYDTIKTATRDSWDRHMTSNLRAPFILTQAFAAQVPEGDFPAMIVNMVDQRVRKLTPEFMTYSLAKQALWNLTQTSAQALAPRIRVNAIGPGTTLRGARQTQEHFDAQRRNSLLERGADAADITAALGYFLDAPAVTGQLLCVDGGQHLTWQTRDVQGKPESK